From the Priestia koreensis genome, one window contains:
- the paaC gene encoding 1,2-phenylacetyl-CoA epoxidase subunit PaaC: MSEETKTVSPQQKEALVHLLFQLADDDFLFSYRGAEWLGLAPHIEEDVASASISQDSMGHATMFYQLLEELGLGKADHLAHARPASERKNSILVERVNGPGHYMDGAEYDWAYAVVRSYFYTQAKKVKIESLKQSTYVPLKEVAVRVNMELYYHLLHWKTWFVQLLTTTEEAKKRMLKATQMVMDDWNDMFSFGDHADVMHQAGLIEEAKSLEQRWLNALDPVLTSVGMTLPAPTSLSPLNGRSGQHSDDLAEALATLGEVYNTDPAASW; this comes from the coding sequence ATGAGTGAAGAAACAAAAACAGTTTCCCCACAGCAAAAAGAAGCGCTCGTTCACTTACTATTTCAACTAGCGGATGATGACTTTCTCTTTTCTTATCGAGGTGCTGAATGGCTTGGGTTGGCTCCTCATATTGAAGAAGACGTGGCGTCAGCATCCATTAGCCAAGATAGCATGGGACATGCGACGATGTTCTATCAGCTTTTAGAAGAACTAGGACTTGGAAAAGCGGATCATTTGGCACATGCGCGTCCAGCTTCTGAACGAAAGAATAGCATTTTAGTAGAGCGCGTGAACGGGCCAGGTCACTACATGGACGGCGCGGAGTACGACTGGGCTTATGCTGTTGTGCGAAGCTATTTTTATACGCAGGCAAAGAAAGTGAAAATTGAATCGTTAAAACAAAGTACGTATGTGCCTCTAAAAGAAGTAGCGGTACGAGTGAATATGGAGCTTTATTATCATCTGCTTCACTGGAAAACATGGTTTGTACAGCTTCTGACCACAACAGAAGAAGCGAAAAAGCGCATGTTAAAAGCGACCCAAATGGTCATGGACGACTGGAATGATATGTTCTCATTTGGTGATCATGCTGACGTGATGCACCAGGCGGGCCTTATTGAAGAAGCGAAGTCCCTGGAACAGAGGTGGTTAAACGCTCTTGATCCCGTGTTGACGTCTGTAGGAATGACGTTACCTGCCCCTACATCTCTGTCTCCATTAAACGGGCGTAGCGGTCAGCATTCAGATGATTTGGCAGAAGCGCTAGCAACGCTAGGGGAAGTTTACAATACTGACCCCGCCGCTTCTTGGTAA
- the paaD gene encoding 1,2-phenylacetyl-CoA epoxidase subunit PaaD, whose protein sequence is MIAPLPLTKEQVLLALEGVKDPEINTVSVIDLGMVEKITIQQSNVEIDILPTFLGCPALEIIKTNIVNAVKAIHGVGQVKVAFIYAPPWTSDRITEKGREGLKAFGIAPPPVYLEEDGSWHIDCPYCGSTYVTMENIFGPTACRSILYCKSCKNPFEAMKPISNLM, encoded by the coding sequence ATGATAGCACCCTTACCACTCACAAAAGAGCAAGTGCTACTTGCGTTGGAAGGCGTAAAAGACCCTGAAATTAATACGGTTAGCGTCATTGATTTAGGAATGGTCGAGAAGATAACGATTCAGCAGTCGAATGTTGAGATCGATATTTTACCGACATTTCTAGGGTGTCCAGCGCTAGAAATCATTAAAACCAATATCGTCAACGCTGTAAAAGCGATTCATGGCGTAGGGCAAGTAAAAGTAGCGTTTATTTACGCTCCCCCATGGACCTCTGATCGCATTACCGAAAAAGGACGAGAAGGATTAAAGGCTTTTGGAATTGCGCCTCCACCGGTTTACCTGGAAGAGGACGGTTCTTGGCATATAGATTGTCCGTACTGTGGTTCAACGTACGTGACAATGGAAAACATCTTTGGTCCGACTGCATGTAGAAGCATTTTGTATTGTAAAAGCTGTAAAAATCCGTTTGAGGCAATGAAGCCAATTTCAAATTTAATGTAA
- a CDS encoding EthD family reductase has translation MVKLIALYKHPQNKEEFDKHYFETHGPITAKIPGLRKMDVTKIVGSPMGGEGDYYLMCEMYYDDHESLKQGMRSAEGKASGKDLMGFAAELVTLMIGEEVE, from the coding sequence ATGGTTAAATTAATCGCGCTATACAAACATCCGCAAAACAAAGAGGAGTTCGACAAGCACTATTTTGAAACACATGGTCCAATTACTGCAAAAATTCCAGGGCTACGCAAAATGGATGTGACAAAAATTGTTGGCTCTCCAATGGGCGGAGAAGGCGATTACTACTTAATGTGTGAAATGTATTATGACGACCATGAATCATTAAAGCAAGGAATGCGTTCTGCAGAAGGGAAAGCATCTGGAAAAGATTTAATGGGCTTTGCCGCTGAGCTTGTCACACTCATGATTGGTGAAGAAGTCGAGTAA
- a CDS encoding enoyl-CoA hydratase-related protein has product MFETIRYEVKDGVAWIRLNRPDTLNAFIAKMNHEIKDAIEESSIHNDVRCIVITGEGRAFCSGQDLSEVDESMDHGQVLREHYGPMMLEMMKCEKPIIAAVNGVAAGAGFSLTLACDFRIASEKSSFLNAFVHVGLIPDSGNLYYLTRLVGKAKAAELSILGEKIPADQAMQMGLVTKVVSADALQSEVEQFALRLAKMPTKAIGLIKRHLQFADELSFESYLEKEADGQRAAGRTADHREGVHAFLEKRKPTFTGR; this is encoded by the coding sequence ATGTTTGAAACCATTCGTTACGAAGTAAAAGACGGCGTGGCATGGATTCGGTTAAATCGTCCAGATACGCTAAACGCCTTTATTGCGAAAATGAACCATGAAATAAAGGATGCGATCGAAGAGTCTTCGATACATAATGACGTGCGTTGCATAGTCATCACAGGTGAAGGTCGCGCATTCTGTTCTGGTCAGGATTTATCAGAAGTTGACGAATCGATGGATCATGGGCAAGTGCTACGTGAGCATTACGGTCCAATGATGCTTGAGATGATGAAATGTGAAAAGCCGATAATCGCAGCCGTTAATGGTGTGGCAGCTGGTGCAGGCTTCAGTCTTACCCTTGCCTGCGATTTTCGAATTGCATCTGAAAAGTCAAGCTTCCTAAATGCGTTCGTTCATGTAGGGCTCATACCTGATTCGGGAAACCTCTACTATTTAACAAGATTAGTAGGGAAAGCAAAGGCAGCAGAGCTTTCAATCCTAGGCGAGAAGATTCCAGCCGACCAGGCGATGCAAATGGGGCTTGTGACAAAGGTAGTGTCAGCGGATGCGTTGCAATCCGAAGTAGAACAGTTTGCTTTAAGGCTAGCGAAGATGCCAACAAAAGCAATTGGCTTAATCAAACGCCATTTGCAATTTGCTGATGAGCTATCCTTTGAATCCTATCTTGAAAAAGAAGCAGATGGTCAGCGTGCAGCAGGACGCACTGCCGATCATCGTGAAGGTGTTCATGCTTTTTTAGAAAAACGAAAACCAACGTTTACAGGAAGATAA
- a CDS encoding aldehyde dehydrogenase family protein — protein sequence MSTVQNPAVEKPVMKRNFYHLIINGEKVESSNHGTFKTYNPATGEVIAEVAKATKDDAEKAVQAARNAFDHGKWKKYPINKRSRIINKIASIMRARFNELVELEILDTGKSLQAAQGQVMQAIEDFEFYAGAIVAHRGTVNSVPGQFHNYTEKEPVGVCAQIIPWNYPLMMAAWKVAPAIAAGCSVVVKPATLTPLTAIVLGEICLEAGVPEGVVNIVPGSGADVGNYLVEHKNVDKVAFTGSTPIGKNIMERASQTLKRVTLELGGKSPNIVFEDADLDAAVDGSLFGIFYNTGQSCEARSRLYVHEDIYDEFVSKFVEKTKKLKLANPFDKDTHIGAIIDQGQLDVIDGYVKSAIEDGATILAGGKPAKVEGFENGFWYEPTVIVDVNHDMKAVKEEIFGPVVVIMKFKDEKEAIKLANDTEYGLGSALWTKDGARATRVGNQIQAGIVMVNCPFSAFPGTPFGGYKQSGFGRELCVETLDLYTETKSIISYYGSRPLNPFGV from the coding sequence ATGTCGACAGTTCAAAATCCAGCAGTAGAAAAGCCAGTGATGAAACGAAATTTTTATCATTTAATTATTAACGGTGAAAAAGTCGAAAGCAGCAATCATGGCACGTTTAAAACATATAATCCAGCTACTGGAGAGGTTATTGCGGAAGTAGCCAAAGCGACAAAGGACGATGCTGAAAAAGCTGTTCAAGCGGCACGAAATGCCTTTGATCACGGCAAGTGGAAAAAGTACCCGATTAATAAACGTTCTCGTATTATTAATAAAATTGCTTCCATTATGCGCGCTCGTTTCAATGAGCTTGTTGAGCTAGAGATTTTAGATACAGGAAAATCCCTTCAAGCGGCACAAGGGCAAGTAATGCAGGCAATCGAGGACTTTGAATTTTACGCCGGTGCAATCGTGGCTCATCGTGGCACGGTAAATTCAGTTCCAGGTCAATTCCATAACTATACGGAGAAAGAGCCGGTAGGAGTGTGTGCTCAAATCATTCCGTGGAACTATCCGCTTATGATGGCAGCTTGGAAGGTGGCACCTGCTATTGCAGCAGGATGTTCAGTCGTCGTAAAACCAGCTACCCTTACACCGCTAACGGCGATTGTTTTAGGGGAAATCTGCTTAGAAGCAGGTGTTCCAGAAGGTGTTGTTAATATTGTTCCTGGTTCTGGTGCTGACGTTGGGAACTATTTAGTGGAGCATAAAAATGTTGATAAAGTAGCCTTCACTGGCTCTACACCAATTGGTAAAAACATTATGGAGCGCGCATCGCAAACGTTAAAACGCGTTACGCTCGAGCTTGGTGGGAAATCACCTAATATCGTGTTTGAAGATGCGGATCTAGATGCAGCTGTTGATGGTTCGCTATTTGGAATTTTTTATAACACCGGTCAATCCTGTGAAGCTCGCTCTCGCTTGTACGTTCACGAGGATATCTACGATGAGTTTGTGAGCAAGTTCGTTGAAAAAACGAAGAAGCTAAAGCTTGCGAATCCGTTTGATAAAGATACGCACATTGGGGCAATTATTGATCAAGGTCAGTTAGATGTGATTGATGGATACGTAAAATCAGCGATCGAAGACGGTGCGACGATTTTAGCAGGGGGAAAACCAGCAAAAGTAGAAGGGTTTGAAAATGGCTTCTGGTATGAGCCAACTGTGATTGTTGATGTGAATCATGACATGAAGGCCGTGAAGGAAGAAATCTTTGGTCCGGTCGTTGTGATTATGAAGTTTAAAGATGAAAAAGAAGCGATCAAGCTTGCGAATGATACGGAATATGGACTTGGATCTGCGCTTTGGACGAAGGACGGAGCTCGTGCGACACGCGTTGGGAACCAAATTCAAGCAGGTATTGTGATGGTCAACTGCCCGTTCTCAGCTTTTCCAGGCACGCCGTTTGGGGGCTACAAGCAGTCAGGATTCGGTCGAGAGCTTTGCGTGGAAACACTCGATTTATATACAGAAACAAAAAGTATTATCTCGTATTACGGAAGCCGTCCATTAAATCCGTTCGGCGTATAA
- a CDS encoding 3-hydroxyacyl-CoA dehydrogenase: MINQIVVVGSGVMGRGIAYVGALGGYTVTLVDVNDEALKKAEDEIESIFEKGLSRQKLTIQQVDESKKNLFYSTNLSQAVSGADLVIEAVPEKEEIKKQVFETLEEHAPERCFFATNTSTMSPTEIASYANRPEKTIAMHFFNPVHKMPLVEIIRGLETSDETAKIIKEVAEKMGKETVVINEFPGFVTSRISALVGNEAFYMLQEGLGSPEDIDKAIKLGLNYPMGPFELVDLVGLDVRLNNLRYLHKKLGEKYRPAPLLEQYVKAGRLGRKTGKGIYDYTTTEKEMMKK; encoded by the coding sequence ATGATTAATCAGATCGTAGTGGTCGGATCAGGTGTGATGGGACGAGGAATTGCCTATGTTGGTGCACTAGGAGGATATACGGTTACGTTAGTTGACGTAAACGATGAAGCACTTAAAAAGGCGGAGGATGAAATCGAAAGCATTTTTGAAAAGGGATTGTCTCGTCAAAAATTAACGATTCAACAGGTAGACGAATCAAAGAAGAATTTATTTTATTCCACCAATTTGAGTCAGGCAGTTAGCGGAGCGGACTTAGTAATTGAAGCTGTCCCGGAAAAAGAAGAAATCAAAAAACAAGTGTTTGAAACACTCGAGGAACATGCGCCGGAGCGCTGCTTTTTTGCGACAAATACATCTACAATGAGCCCAACAGAGATTGCGTCCTATGCAAATCGTCCTGAAAAAACCATTGCGATGCACTTTTTCAATCCTGTACATAAAATGCCTCTCGTTGAAATTATTCGAGGGTTAGAGACAAGTGATGAAACGGCGAAGATTATCAAAGAGGTAGCCGAAAAAATGGGCAAAGAAACGGTCGTGATTAACGAATTTCCTGGCTTTGTTACGAGTCGCATCAGCGCTTTAGTAGGCAACGAAGCGTTTTATATGCTTCAAGAAGGGCTCGGATCTCCAGAAGATATTGATAAGGCGATTAAGCTAGGACTGAACTATCCGATGGGACCATTTGAACTCGTGGATCTTGTTGGGCTCGACGTTCGTTTAAATAACCTCCGCTACCTACATAAAAAGCTAGGGGAGAAATACCGTCCAGCACCGCTTCTTGAGCAATACGTAAAAGCAGGGAGATTAGGAAGAAAAACCGGAAAAGGAATTTATGATTACACGACTACCGAGAAAGAGATGATGAAAAAATGA
- a CDS encoding acetyl-CoA C-acyltransferase, protein MREVFIVDAVRTPIGRYKGGLKDVRPDDLGAVVIKALLDRNPNLPADQIEEVVFGNANQAGEDNRNVARMSALLAGLPTSVAGTTINRLCGSGLDAVIYAARAIAVGEGDMYIAGGTESMTRAPFVMAKPSKDFPRGNMEMYDTTIGWRFTNAKLEKMHGADSMPQTAENVAKRFNVSRSDQDQFAFESQQRAKKAMETNRFADELVAVTYRDRKGKEVVVDRDEHPRPDTTLEKLGKLAPIFQDGTITAGNASGVNDGASALLVMSREKAEELGLKPLAKYVVGATAGLEPSIMGIGPVFSTRKALQRAKLTVNDLGLVELNEAFASQSLECIRQLELDRARVNVNGGAIAFGHPLGASGARILTTLVHEMKKQRVQYGLATMCVGVGQGISMIVENVGESI, encoded by the coding sequence ATGAGAGAAGTCTTCATTGTTGATGCGGTTCGCACACCGATTGGTCGCTACAAAGGAGGGTTAAAAGACGTTCGTCCAGATGATTTAGGAGCAGTTGTCATTAAAGCGCTTCTTGATCGTAATCCTAACCTTCCTGCTGATCAGATTGAAGAAGTTGTGTTTGGTAATGCCAATCAGGCAGGTGAAGATAACAGGAACGTTGCCCGTATGTCAGCATTGCTAGCTGGACTGCCGACTTCTGTGGCTGGTACGACAATTAATCGTCTATGCGGATCTGGACTCGATGCAGTTATTTATGCAGCGAGAGCCATTGCGGTTGGCGAAGGTGATATGTACATTGCGGGTGGTACAGAAAGTATGACTCGCGCTCCGTTTGTGATGGCAAAACCAAGCAAAGATTTTCCGCGTGGCAATATGGAAATGTATGATACGACGATCGGCTGGCGTTTTACAAATGCGAAGTTAGAAAAAATGCACGGGGCGGATTCAATGCCGCAAACGGCTGAAAACGTTGCAAAGCGCTTTAACGTGTCACGAAGCGATCAGGATCAGTTTGCGTTTGAAAGTCAGCAGCGAGCCAAAAAAGCGATGGAGACGAATCGCTTTGCAGATGAGTTAGTGGCAGTTACGTATAGAGATCGAAAAGGAAAAGAGGTTGTCGTTGATAGGGATGAGCATCCTCGACCAGATACGACGCTAGAAAAGCTAGGTAAGCTAGCGCCTATTTTCCAAGATGGGACGATTACGGCCGGAAATGCTTCAGGAGTTAATGACGGTGCTTCTGCTTTGCTGGTTATGAGCAGAGAAAAAGCCGAGGAGTTAGGGTTAAAGCCGCTAGCAAAATACGTTGTAGGAGCAACAGCTGGACTTGAGCCGTCTATTATGGGAATAGGTCCTGTCTTTTCAACGAGAAAAGCGCTACAGCGTGCAAAGTTGACCGTGAACGACTTAGGTCTAGTGGAGCTGAATGAGGCGTTTGCATCTCAATCGTTAGAATGCATTCGTCAGCTTGAGCTTGATCGAGCGAGGGTGAACGTCAACGGTGGGGCAATTGCCTTCGGTCATCCGCTCGGTGCAAGCGGAGCGCGAATTTTAACGACGCTTGTTCATGAGATGAAAAAACAGCGCGTTCAATACGGTCTTGCGACAATGTGTGTAGGGGTAGGACAAGGAATTTCGATGATTGTAGAGAATGTTGGGGAATCAATTTAG
- the paaX gene encoding phenylacetic acid degradation operon negative regulatory protein PaaX, producing the protein MSTNTQSMIFTIYGDYIRHYGNKIWIGSLIRLLKEFGHNEQAVRVAVSRMMKQGWVESEKQGNKSYYFLTPRGVTRMEEAARRIFKLNPHQWDGKWRMVIYSIPEDKRQIRDEFKKELLWSGFGSFSSGCWISPNNLDKEVNLLLDKYDIKPYVDFFLMEYKGPSESQSLVERSWSLGEIEEKYEQFITTYSKRYIVHQSMMQSGEMTDAECFVERTNIVHEYRKFLFVDPGLPEELLPSPWSGNHASLLFSQYYKLLAEPANRFFEEIFQEGNDLKQKDQRYDASYHPLISEQRTRD; encoded by the coding sequence ATGAGTACGAATACACAATCAATGATTTTTACAATTTACGGTGATTATATTCGCCATTATGGCAACAAAATTTGGATTGGAAGCCTGATTCGGTTGCTTAAGGAGTTTGGACATAATGAGCAGGCTGTTCGCGTGGCCGTTTCGCGTATGATGAAGCAAGGTTGGGTAGAGTCTGAAAAGCAGGGAAACAAAAGCTACTATTTCTTAACTCCACGCGGTGTGACGAGAATGGAAGAAGCAGCTAGACGAATATTTAAGCTAAATCCACATCAGTGGGATGGAAAGTGGCGTATGGTCATTTACAGTATTCCTGAAGATAAGCGGCAAATTCGCGATGAGTTTAAAAAAGAGCTGCTTTGGAGTGGATTTGGAAGCTTTTCAAGCGGCTGCTGGATTTCTCCGAACAATCTAGATAAAGAAGTGAATCTGTTACTGGATAAATATGATATTAAACCGTACGTGGACTTTTTCCTGATGGAATACAAAGGACCGAGCGAAAGCCAATCTCTTGTCGAGCGAAGCTGGTCGCTAGGTGAAATTGAAGAAAAGTACGAGCAGTTTATTACAACTTACAGCAAGCGCTACATCGTTCATCAAAGTATGATGCAAAGCGGCGAGATGACAGATGCAGAATGCTTCGTCGAACGAACAAACATCGTTCATGAATACCGGAAATTTTTGTTCGTTGATCCTGGGTTACCGGAGGAACTTTTGCCATCCCCGTGGAGCGGCAATCATGCCTCACTGCTGTTTAGTCAGTATTATAAGCTTTTAGCGGAGCCTGCTAATCGGTTTTTTGAGGAGATTTTTCAAGAAGGAAATGATCTGAAGCAAAAGGATCAGCGCTATGATGCCAGCTATCATCCGCTAATTAGTGAACAGCGAACGAGAGATTAA
- a CDS encoding gamma carbonic anhydrase family protein, with protein MLISYKEHTPRIHESVFVAPGAYLIGDITIGEQSTVWFNAVLRGDEDAIVIGKRCSIQDNATIHLFEGSPVVIEDDVTVGHNVILHGCKIGKRSIIGMGSTILDGAEIGEECIIGANTLIPSGKKIPPRSLVVGSPGKVVREIGEKDVELINLSINTYVQKGIEFKEILD; from the coding sequence ATGCTTATTTCATATAAAGAACATACGCCTCGCATTCATGAGAGCGTTTTTGTGGCACCAGGCGCTTATTTAATTGGAGATATTACCATTGGCGAACAGTCAACAGTATGGTTCAATGCCGTTCTACGTGGAGATGAAGATGCGATTGTGATCGGAAAACGTTGTAGCATTCAAGACAACGCCACGATTCACTTATTTGAAGGATCTCCTGTTGTCATTGAAGATGACGTCACGGTTGGTCATAACGTTATTCTTCATGGCTGTAAAATCGGCAAGCGCTCGATCATTGGAATGGGTTCTACTATTTTAGACGGAGCAGAAATCGGCGAAGAATGCATTATTGGTGCCAACACGCTCATTCCTTCTGGTAAAAAGATTCCTCCTCGCTCCCTTGTCGTAGGCTCTCCAGGAAAAGTCGTCCGGGAGATTGGTGAAAAAGACGTGGAGCTTATTAACCTTTCTATTAACACGTATGTTCAAAAAGGCATCGAATTTAAGGAAATCCTGGATTAA
- a CDS encoding NAD(P)H-dependent flavin oxidoreductase: MKHVLEKIGLIYPIIQGGMGNISNAPLAAAVSNAGGLGTVGCGTMTPEEVEAIILETRRKTEKPFAINIPITVTPYLNEMIHLVIKHQIPVVSLSAGNPAPFISMFHEHEIHVIAVIASVKHAKKAEEAGADLLVAEGYEAAGINSSLELTTFTLIPQIVQQVKVPVFAAGGIGDGKGLAAALMLGASGVQIGTRLIATKESPVHDAYKKGLIEAADTDTVIVGRSIGKVRRVLKNSYAHKLVKNEQHGITSEQYQNLTSEAQHVVGAMKGDFENGFVNSGQIAGLISSTPTVQQLFDEMMDEAKQQMMKRLQELGSFSF, from the coding sequence GTGAAACATGTTTTAGAAAAAATTGGTCTAATCTATCCAATTATTCAAGGTGGGATGGGGAACATTAGTAACGCCCCGCTAGCAGCGGCGGTATCGAATGCCGGAGGACTTGGTACGGTCGGGTGCGGAACGATGACTCCGGAAGAGGTAGAAGCTATTATTTTAGAAACAAGGCGTAAAACAGAAAAGCCGTTTGCAATAAATATTCCTATTACAGTGACACCGTATCTAAACGAAATGATTCATTTGGTGATCAAGCATCAAATTCCGGTCGTTTCGTTATCCGCTGGAAACCCAGCGCCGTTTATCTCTATGTTTCATGAGCATGAGATACACGTCATTGCTGTGATCGCCTCCGTCAAGCATGCAAAAAAAGCAGAGGAAGCAGGCGCTGATTTGCTAGTAGCTGAAGGATATGAAGCTGCTGGGATCAACTCTAGTCTGGAGCTAACGACGTTTACACTTATTCCACAAATTGTGCAGCAAGTGAAGGTTCCGGTCTTTGCAGCAGGAGGAATTGGTGACGGGAAAGGGCTTGCGGCTGCTCTGATGCTTGGAGCAAGCGGTGTACAAATTGGTACGCGATTAATTGCAACGAAAGAGTCCCCTGTTCATGATGCGTACAAGAAAGGATTAATAGAGGCAGCTGATACGGATACGGTTATTGTCGGACGTTCTATTGGTAAAGTAAGAAGAGTGCTAAAAAACTCGTATGCTCATAAGCTAGTAAAAAACGAACAGCATGGCATAACTAGTGAGCAGTATCAGAATTTAACATCGGAAGCACAGCATGTTGTAGGGGCAATGAAAGGTGACTTTGAGAACGGATTTGTAAACAGTGGGCAAATAGCAGGACTTATTTCCAGCACGCCAACTGTTCAGCAGTTGTTTGACGAAATGATGGATGAAGCGAAGCAACAAATGATGAAAAGATTGCAAGAGCTCGGCTCATTTTCGTTCTAA
- a CDS encoding thioesterase family protein: MKHGMKVGDVATVVATVTAEQFAQFEGSVVHPAYSTVSMVYHMEWASRKIILPFLEDGEEGIGAAVSVKHIAPTGEGTTVTVVATVTEIKGNIIVTKVEARNERGLIGVGEVKQAILPKEDIQQKLLESIQ; the protein is encoded by the coding sequence ATGAAACACGGAATGAAGGTGGGGGATGTAGCAACAGTAGTAGCAACAGTCACAGCCGAGCAATTTGCTCAGTTTGAAGGAAGTGTCGTACATCCAGCATACTCAACGGTTTCAATGGTGTATCACATGGAATGGGCTTCACGTAAAATCATTTTGCCTTTCTTAGAAGACGGTGAGGAAGGAATCGGCGCGGCTGTTTCCGTTAAGCACATAGCGCCGACAGGAGAAGGAACGACTGTGACAGTAGTGGCGACCGTAACGGAAATTAAGGGAAACATTATTGTCACGAAAGTAGAGGCGCGAAATGAGCGGGGGTTAATAGGGGTGGGGGAAGTGAAACAAGCAATTTTACCAAAAGAAGATATTCAGCAAAAACTCCTTGAGTCCATTCAATAA
- a CDS encoding Leu/Phe/Val dehydrogenase, with protein MIKHIGYEQETLLDKMHGHEQVVFCNDPSTGLRAIIAIHNTTLGPALGGCRMFPYSSMDEALEDVLRLSRGMTYKCAAADVDFGGGKAVIIGDPLKDKSPSLFRAFGQFVDSLNGRFYTGTDMGTSMEDFISASKETNCIVGVPEAYGGGGDSSVPTALGVVYGLRATNKVVFGTDDLAGRTYIIQGLGKVGYKVAEQLLEAGADLYVSDINEEAVKGIQARAKELGGTAQFLEKNDVYKAEADVFVPCAFGGIINDDTIDQLKVKAVAGSANNQLLLQKHGEALKKKGILYAPDYIVNAGGLIQVADELYTYNKERVLAKTKSIYTSLLEIYKQADLDDITTSQAADRFCEKRIQDRKEHNSFFTHTKRPKWEIRK; from the coding sequence ATGATTAAACATATAGGGTACGAACAAGAAACGTTGTTAGATAAAATGCATGGTCATGAACAGGTTGTTTTTTGTAATGATCCATCGACTGGTTTACGAGCAATCATTGCGATTCATAATACGACGCTTGGTCCAGCGCTCGGTGGGTGTCGCATGTTTCCTTACAGTTCAATGGATGAGGCGTTAGAGGATGTTCTTCGTTTATCACGAGGAATGACGTATAAATGTGCGGCTGCAGATGTTGATTTTGGTGGGGGGAAAGCCGTCATCATCGGTGATCCTTTGAAAGATAAGTCCCCTTCATTATTTCGGGCTTTCGGACAATTTGTCGATTCGTTAAACGGTCGATTCTATACAGGAACAGACATGGGAACGTCCATGGAGGATTTTATTTCAGCCTCCAAAGAAACAAACTGCATTGTTGGCGTTCCAGAAGCGTACGGAGGAGGAGGCGATTCCTCTGTTCCAACAGCTCTTGGCGTTGTGTATGGATTAAGAGCGACGAACAAAGTTGTCTTTGGAACAGATGATTTGGCAGGTCGAACCTACATTATTCAAGGACTTGGCAAAGTAGGATACAAGGTGGCTGAGCAATTGCTAGAAGCAGGTGCTGATTTGTATGTGAGTGATATTAACGAAGAGGCTGTAAAAGGAATTCAAGCACGAGCAAAAGAGCTTGGAGGAACAGCACAATTTCTTGAAAAAAACGACGTATACAAAGCTGAAGCAGATGTATTTGTTCCATGTGCGTTCGGAGGAATTATAAACGATGACACAATCGATCAGCTAAAAGTCAAAGCGGTGGCCGGCTCAGCAAACAACCAGCTGTTACTGCAAAAGCACGGTGAGGCGTTAAAGAAAAAAGGTATTTTATATGCGCCTGATTACATCGTAAATGCAGGTGGGCTCATTCAAGTAGCTGATGAGCTTTATACGTACAACAAAGAGCGCGTGTTAGCGAAAACGAAATCCATTTATACGTCACTACTGGAAATTTACAAGCAGGCAGATCTAGATGATATCACCACGAGTCAAGCAGCGGATCGCTTCTGTGAAAAACGTATTCAAGATCGCAAGGAGCATAACAGCTTTTTTACGCACACGAAACGCCCAAAATGGGAGATTCGCAAATAA